ACAAAAGACTGAAGGAAGAGACCCTGTATGAAAAACCGGGGCAATTCAGCGAATTGAGACTGTATATGCCAATGGCGGAAATGGAAAATGGCGCCCGCTCAACCCTCCCAGGCTACTAGTAACTGTACGGAGCGACTTAGATCTGCAAAAGGTTGTAAACAAGTTCTTGCCAAGCCAATCCCTTCCTCGTCATGGAGCCACAGGGCCGCTGCTTATGAGGGGGCAAACTTCTTCGCTTGTGCTCGAACCCTTTTCTCATATTCCACTCTGTTTTGGCTGAGGAGGtcaagagagaagagagttaGGGTGGTGACACGGCCTGCTGACAGAGATGGAGAACCCACCCAGTGCCCACCCAGGGGCAGGGAGGCAAAGTGGCTGCACCAAGTGGCCACTGTGACAGGAGAGGGGCAGCAACTTTCACTGAGTTTTTGTGTCACCTCAACTTCTGAGGGACAGAACATAGACTACCACGTGGAAGAAAGAGTGGCCTTGGCTTCCTGTGCTACGTCTAGCTTTTTGTTGGGAGTCAGGGTCTTGTTTGCTGCTGAGGCTAGAGTACACGCCCACTACTGACTACTAAGTGCAGTCTGCTGGCTCCATTACTGGGAAACCAGATCAATGATGAACTCACTACATCACAGCCTGGACACATCTGCCTATACAGCTGGCAACACAAGTGTGCATCTCCATCTAGCAAGTTCAGCAAGCCCAGATGTCATCAGCTATGAGACAGAGCTATCAACGGGAGAATAGCCCACTGGCACCAGGTTTTGTTCAGTTCTGATGATAGGTAAGAGTGTATGTGGGCGTTCAGTATGGAAGTCATGAGACTTCAGACCTAGGCCAACCTGCACTGTGCATGTGAACAGAAAATGGATGCAAGGGACCATGTCCTTGAGGACCAATAGGAACAAGAAGACATTTACGGGCTGGGATCCTTAGGGGTCTCATTGAACAGCCCTGGCACAGCATGAGCTGCTACACGCCAGTAAACTTACCAACTGTCCCTAGAGCAAGCCTAAGGCCAAGCTGCCTGGCCCCAGGGTTTATAAGAGAGTGGCCAAGGTGCAAATCACAGGTTCTTGTGCCAAGGTCACCCCAGAAAGGTCCAGTACCAGAACCTAAGCAGGAAGGACATTAATACTTAAAAGCATAAGCTAGTCCTGGGAGGGGGCTGCCATTACCATGGAACAGCAACCAAGCTCTCACCCAGGAGCATTGTTAGTCACCAAGCAAGGACATGACAGCAAGGCACCAGCCACTCCAGAAGGAAGGACATGAACTTCTATACATTCAGTGAAAAACAAGCAcagaaagcaaggcaggaacagaGCCCACATTAGCCAACTGTGAATAGAACTAGAACTAAGGCGCAGTGCACTAGTAAGCATCTACACAGATAGAAGCTCCAACGGGCTGGCAGGAGCATATCAGCTTCACGAGCTGCACAACTCCTGTGCAGTCAGTTCTGCCAGGAGGCATGCAGGCCAGCCACAGCAGCCAGCACAGCAGAAGCAACACTGGTGGAACCTGCCACAGCACCTTACACACGGGTcaggcccagaggagcctggggCACAGGCGGTCGGCACACAGCAGGCAAGGCACCGTGGGTGTAAGCTACAGTCCCAAGGAGCTAGGGACTGACTTTAGACAGGCCTGCCATGGCCACAGAGAGGGCAGCACACAAGCACCAAGGTTGGGCATGCACCCAGctttcctctggctccttccctGAAGACACAGTGCATACCCAcgccttcctctcctgcctagtTTTTGGGAAGGACAGACACAGTGGGGTAACAGAGCTCCCCAGGAcacaggctaacacagagacgcCTGGGACTCTGCCCAGAGGACTTTGCTCTACTCACAGGGTGAGTAGAGGGCtggcagacacagaggcagagtaGTGGGGTCAAAGTCCCTGCAACGGGACTAATCTTAGGAATTCCAGCTAGACAATAACTTCAGTCCTTGCCTAGCTCGGCAGGACCTTGGCAGACAGCAGgatgacacacatacataatatgttAAGTCCAGTTTTGTCAGTTCTCATTCTGGTGTCATTCAAACGCAGAGGTAGAGCATTCTGTGTTGACTCCATGGAAGGTACCAGACTCCCAACCTACTTTATAATGGCCCTATCCACTAgcccaagggagggagggagggaatgtgtgtgtgtgcttatgtccAGGACACCAACAGGACCTATTtttgagtgttttcttttatgtctaCAGCACTTGTTCAACTGTCATTCAAATTCTAACCAATCTTAGGATGTCATCCTTCCTCAGTAGATGCAAAAAGAACCAAGAGCACTCTATTAGCAAGGCTGTGTTATGTATGATGCAACAGGCCACAACTGCTTATACACTGACCACACAACACTACAAAGCGGTCCATCAGCACCTACGTATCACCTGTTCTATACCTGCCATCTTACCTCACATATGCTCTGGTCCCCTGCTCTTGCTCAGGGTAAGCTCCTTGTACACATAGTTCTGTTGCTGATAGGTCAGACACGCAGTTTCCTTGATGGCTCTCTGACCACACCCCATGGTCACCTGTGAGGTGCTGCCACCCAGTGGGAATTTGCACCTCTTCCTCAGGGTCTCCCTCCCAGCTATTAAGCCCCTGAGTTCCTATCTGGCAGGTGGCCGGCCTGCACATTCAGGGAAGAAGGGTTAGCCAGCTGGCAGTTGCTACTAACCAGTAAATTGTGTAGGCCTCTGCTTGAGCTGGGTCTTGAATATTTGGTTCATTTAGAAGTTCTTGTATTCCTAATAAGATCTGTAGGAGAAACAGAAACGATCAGCAAACATTGATGGGGCTTGGGGCCTGAAGGTGGCCTTGGCTCATGTGAATAAGACAAACCCATGGCGGGTGGCCAGCTGTCATCCACACCTGTTTGATCGTAATCGCTGGCCTCCAGTCCTTGTCTTCCTCCAGGATGGACAGGCACACTGTGCCAGAAGGATACACATTTGGATGAAACAGTGGTGGCTCAAATTTACCTGGAggacagggagggaaagggatACTTTTGGAGGCAGATgctgctccacccccaccccattctgcTCTTTTCTGACACCAGGGCACCTACAAACTCTCAACAGCAGAGGGGCCAGAAAGAGAAAGGTGAGCATACACCTTTCCCTCCTGAGGAGCTAAGCCTCCATACAGCAGACAACTCTGCCTTGAGGAACCTGGAGCAGCCAGAAGAGACCATGGCCAGGAGCTGGGTCAAACTGAGCCTATGACCTCCTCCCATGTCCACAGTAAGAGGGGACAAACGTTTAAGGCTAGAGGGAACAGGCCAGTATAAATACCCCAAAGACCACCTCCGTGTGTGCATCACTTCACAACATAGTTTTAAACACaccacatttcttctttttttttggtttttgtttttcaagacagggtctctctgtgtagtcttggctgtcctggactcactttgtagaccaggctggcctcgaactcacagcgatccgcctgcctctgcctcccaagtgctggattaaagatgtgtgccaccacacctggcacacatTTCTTTACAGTAGCAGAAAAATCTGCTATGATCAGCCCCACTCAGTACTGTTCCACAGCTGAATTCCCCGTAGTGCACACAAACAGACcaggcagctgtggtggcacacacccatatcACCTACAAACAGGCcaggcagctgtggtggcacacacccgtaTCACCTACTCTCTGCAGGCTAGCTAGGAAGATTATTGAGTTGAagccatcttttttgttttttaaaaagggtgggtgttagagaaatggcttagaggcTAAGAACACTAACTGTGCTtccagaggctctgggttcaagcaCCAGAACCCCAATGAAGACTCATAACTGTTCCTGCCCTGGGGAGTgagttagtttctttctttcttttccattttggtctttcaagacagggtttctctgtatagccttggctgtctgccttggactcagagatcaaCAAGAAagtgggatatagctcagtgatggcACATTTGCTAGCacctgtgaggctctgggttcaatctaaagcagcacaaaaataaaacaaaattagtgAAGAAAGATGAGACAGGAATGAACAGCAGCACCAATGTCAAAGCCCAAAGGAAACTCCCTGAGTGCTCTGCACAAGCCTCTGTCCAGACAGAGCTGCTGTAGCTACTGCATGCCACTCCACGCCAAGCTGTGAGAAAGAACTCATGTGACTTGTGCCACAAGTGCACTGATAGCAAATACAGAGGGTCGTGGGTGTCACATCCCAAGCTAACCCCACCAGGTTCTCCAGTTCAACCATCTCACAATTGGGCCAGACCTCCAGGGtcccaattattattattttttaaaccactgaGGGGTGATGGTATACACTGCTAATTCCTGTACTTGGTAGGCGGtgccaggcagatctcttaagttAGAGGCCAGTTTGTTCTGCAGTGTGAGCTCCAGGAatgtcagggctacacagagcaaccctgtctcaccTGCCTCAAATAAAAATCCTTTGTTTTAAACgcatgtgggtattttgcctgcatgtatttttgTGGACCATGCATGTGAAAACCCCATGGAAACTTTATAGAGTGTCAAATTCCCTAGGACAGGAGTCACAGCTAGTTGTGATTTGTCATAGGATGCTAAAATCCAACCTTGGTCCTCTAGAAAAACAGCTAGTGTTCTAAACCAGCGCCATCACTTCAGTTTCTGACAGCTGCTTTAAAGCTTAGCTAACCTCATATCCCTTACTCATCAGAGAAGTGCATGCACTGTGTTCTCAACACAGGCCTTCTCCTGCAGGCATCTTTCCTAATTCTTCTTTTAATTGCACTTTTCAACAAACACACATTTATCTTCTACCAATGATAACATACATTTGAGTCTCAGCTGGTCTCTGCTAGTTCCCTTTACTTTTGGCCTCACTCATCAGTAGCAACTGCTCTGAGCTGCATGATCAAACATCAAGAAGTCCACCATCTTGCTGTCTGGGGATTTATATGCTGTATCTTGCTCCCCTTATTCTCGATTATTTCTCATGCTACTACAAATGCGCCCTGCCTTGCCTCTGTGAACGTGTGCAGGCATTTCAACTAGTCAGTTCTAGAGTAGTGGCAGGTCAACTTTAGTGGTGACAGCATATATTTTCCATAGAAATAGCAGCCGTCACACCCAAGTGCCCAtgagccttcctttttttttttagcaagggTCTACTCTCGTTCACGGCTGCCTGCCTCTTTGGTAACCTACAAGAGCCTGAGAAACAGTGAGGTGCACTCTGCTCCTGCATCTCTCTCACTAGCTGGTGTCTTCTGACTGACTTAACTCCAGGGCCACACGGAGAGCCACTCCCTGTGGTCAGCACCTCTTATATTCCCTCCACCTCAGGGGCCTCCCCCAAAGCTGCCCTGCTCCCCGTCCACTTGGCCGAGCTGTGACTGCCCTCATATCCACCAGCAAGCTCAGGTAATTTTATCCCATATCAAACTGTGGTAGAGTACTATGGCCTCTTCTGGACTATCTACTGCTTCGTggtctgcttgtctgtctttgCACCGATCCCACAACATCTAACCATGTCTTGGTAACTGGTTGCTGACAGTGGCCTACCCATCTCATGGGTCTTGCCACTCTCTTTATACTGGGTCTTCATCCGAGTCTCATGGGCACTGAAACTTCAAGGGATCGACTACCCCTGCCCTTTGCACCTCCACACATACTTTAGGGCCTGCTTGACTGACTGGGACAccctgtggcatgtgcacaccagCTAGGAGGACAGCCATCTTCCCACATGATTGCTGAGGCTGTCCTGGTTTCTTAGAAATGCCCATGGTTTCCAGTGTATAAGACTTTCCTTCCAGAGTATTTGGTACTACTGTGAATAGCTTAGTTTCCAAACTTCTATGTGCTACAATCCATTTCTTCATGTTCATCTTTTTCCTTATAAGTAGCTGCATCTTGGTTTTCCTTGCTGGCTTTGAGAGACTTCTTGCTTCATTGTATTTGCTTAGGATCCAGCATCACATGAAAGCAATGAGGCAAGCAACTGTGTCTCTAGTTTAGATATCCACTCCTTAGTTAGTagcacagctgggcagtggcacgtgtctgtaatcccagcaccgggggaagcagaggcaggtgaacctctgtgagttccaggtcagcctggtctacaaagtgagtggaggacagccaggactacacagagaaacactgtctcaaaaacaaacaaaacagagaaagcacTAATCATAGTAtggagagggaaaaacaaaaaacaaaaacaaaacaaaacaaaacaaaaaaccaaaaaaccccacacaccTCAGACAGACAAATTGACCCCAAATAGAGCAAGTAGGACTCCACCCAGTGGTTCCCAATAAGCTGTGTTCAAGTCCTCTCAGTGGGGCTACTTCAACAAGCAACATCTTTATTTACAAACCAGCTGTAAAAGCTCAGACCTGGTCTTACTgggcagatggggggggggacggaCACTGCACCCCCACACAAGTTCTGCTGAGGTGCACTGAGGTCACACATAGTCCAGCCTTCTCTTTTAACCCACAGGCCTGAGGGCGTGTCATTCAGGCTGCAGAGTCTCTCTCTGGGACGCTGCACACGAACAGCAACAAGCAGAATGCAGCCAACCAGAATCAGTGAGTCTTCTCTCTCACTTAGTGCTTTGAACTGAGCTCAGGAGCTGATGTGTGCTAACCACTGGGCTAACCTAGGGGGCGCTCCTACTCCGCAGTGGCACCTATGAATCTGACATTTAGGGCTCTCTCTCTGCCACATGTGGCACTTCCTGATTGGCTGGAATTAGAGAGCCAAGTCATCAGAACTGCCTTTATCCCAGGACTTCCACCTGCCTGCTGGGCGGAGCATCCATAAGCATGGCTCCTGAAGGGAGGCTGTGGGAAGTGGACTACAGGCTCTCTGCAGAACTTACATTTTGGTGGCGAGGACGGATAGTCATCTTTGAAAAGCATCCGTAGCTTGAACAAGCCTCCTTCCCATGGAGTCTGTGGGGAGGGAACTTAGATTAGGTATGTGGCTCACTTGCCAATGTAAGCCCAGGAGAAATTTCTGCAAGCCTGTGTCCTTTGGGCCTGTTCTCTAACTGCCTTAGACCGTTACTGCGTCCTAGCACGGAAGAAGACTCCCACTGTGCCTATGGGGAACAAGACAAGAGCCCGGCCCGCCTCAGATAAGATGGAGGCAGATGCTGGCTTGAACACAAGTGTGGGAGTTTACCAGATGCTGGAGGGCTCAGGGCCCATAGTTCATGGGTGTCTGAGAACACCAAAGAGCTCAGCAAACAAAGTTGGGCCCAGCAGCTTGCATCTGTATTACTCAAGCCTACTAGGGTGGGGACAGGGCACTACTCCCCAACCCAACCATCTTCCTACCCCCACCATGTGATGGAAGCACTATGGTCCAACGTGCAACTGTCCCAATGTGCCCCGAGGGACAAGAACACCTCTGCATATGTCAGGGACACACTCCACACTCTGCAATAGAGCAGTGTACAGATGAACCCAAACTGCATTTCTGCTCAGCTGAACCTGGGGACTCTAGTTTAGACCAATGGCTGAAGTCATAGAAGACCCTGCTTCTCACATGCTTGGGCAAGGACAAACAATTGGTAGCATTGAGGCCCATGTGCAGCAAGAAACAagcctgtggggctggagagatggtgcagaggttaagagcagaggtcttgagttcaatccccagcacccacatggtggctcattgccatctataatgtgatctgatgccatcttctggcctgtgggtatatatgcaggcaaagcactatatacataataataaatcaaaaaacaaaaacaaaaaccaaccaaacaaaaaaacgggCACCTTGCCATGCGGGCTAACTACTTGTGGCCCGCAACCTTCGTCTGTTCCTCACCCTAGGGGTGACCTGGCAGGCTAGCTATGGCCAGAGGACACAGATGTCTGAACTCAAGTCCCTTCTAGTAGTTCTACTCCCTCAAATCTCACTGAAAACAGCAGGCACAGAGCCAGTGGCAGCCCTTACCCCCTTCTTTCCAGGGATGGCGCACTCCCAATTCATCAGGTTCATCGTGCCATCAGGGTTCTTTGTCGGGACAGCCACAAAGCCCTGAGAAAGAacagtcacaaaacaaaccagTTCAGAGAACAGGCCTGGATCTCACCCAGTGGCCACAGGCCGAGCAGCAGGGAGCACAACCCAACAGAAGGCCCCTCCTTGTGGTAGAGAAACAGAATGCTTCTTACAAAGGGGTGGTCCTTCCTCCAAGCTTTTCTTTCCTGCGCAAGTCGGCTGAGGGCAATCCCCGACATATTCAAAGTCCCTGgaacagagagcacagagggagGGTTAGGTAAAATACACATGTTTCCTCTGTGCCACCTCCCCACGCCCACCCCAGCCAGAGAGGACTGTTTCCAAGAAGCAGGTAATGAGGCTGGAGTCCAGCCGCTCCTCTTGAAGCAAGCACTGGCATTACATCCCTCAATATGCCCCAAACGCCTCCACACAGGGAGGTAGGCACCACTGCTGTCCCTCTTGTGGCTCACACCCCAACTGCTGGGAGGTGCAGTAAGGACAGCCTGCACAAAGGTGGTCACCTCCCTGGCAGGCATTGAGCATCTTCTGGAAAGACTTGGCACCCATTCCACAGTCTGACTCTCAGGAAAGGGAGGGCCTAGCAGGCACGGCAAGCTCTCATCTGAGGCTAGGATGAGGCTCAGTGGTTCACAAAGGTAGAATGCTAGcctgggagcaggaagaggatTCAGGGACAAAGTATTGCCATCTGGGGGCCCTGAGACCCCAGCTCAGAATCAGGCCCGACAGGATGTACTGGTGAGAAAAATCTGCAGCACAGAGCAGGGTGAACTCCCACAGGTAGACTACCCCAAGAGGCCAGACGAAGCTCTCTGCTGCACTGCTATACTATAGCCACCCACAgacttggcagctcacagcccagAGGCCTGCCTAATGACCCTAGGGGATGGAGAGTGCAAGCCCCAGGTCAGGTCCGCATGGGTGAAGAAGACACACCTCTACCTAGGCCCACAGCCTACATTCACTTTGTGACTCCAATCTGGCTACCACCTGCTTAGGGTTTTTTGTCTTGTAATTACATGAAAGAGTACTCAGAGACTCCCAAGCCTACAGAGCACTGGGATCTAGGGGCAAGTGGATCATAGGCACACAACTCCCTTGAGAAGAATCTAGGAGGGCAAAGGTTATCTTTCTGAGGTGGGTCACACTGAGCTGCTTCTCAGGACAGAGTTTCTGTATCTGACCCCATCCTAAGGCTTCCATCACTCTCCTGTGGGCAAAATCTTCCAGCAGGACTAGCCCAGTCTTTGTTTTCAGCTCAAAGTCTTCACTCTGAGGCAGAGCCTTCACCCACCTCAGGACTAGAGCAAGATTCTTCCTGCTATAGCTTCTGACAGGCCTCAACCAGAACTCCCTAGAATTCCTGTTACTTAAACTTAGCTCAGGTTGCCCATTTTATCTGCAAAGCCATGACTGCCGAGGAATCACGGTGCATTCTTGACCCAGCCAGGGCCACTAGAGCCCCCACAGCTGTCAGAGGCCATGTCCCCTTTGCTACAGGTAGCTGACTGCATTGCCATCTGCAAGCACAGTTGTTCTCTGGCATCCGCTGAAAAACAGAACCACTAAGTCAAAGCAATCTGGTGGAGCCCTGCACAGAGGTCGTTTTTGAGATAAGAGTCTCACattgtagcccaggttagcctgaaactcacaaccACTCTCCTGGCTAGCTCTTGgtgttgggactacaggcatgagccaccacatctagctcCTAGacagccttttcttcccttttccctttcctttgtttttggaggcagagtATCACCATGTAGCCACAAATATATTATGTAGAACAGGATGGCCTTAACAATCATGTCTGCCTTAGTTTAGCATTAAAGACatgtatgtaccaccacacctggcccaagaGTGCTTCTGATGACTTTATCAAGTAGACAAGTGGAAAAGGGCTGCCATCAGAGGTGGCAGCATCTCTTAGTAGGCCGGGTTTCAGGAACTTGGGTGAGGTCACTATAAAACAAACACCCGGTATTGGCCTTTCTAATATCCTGTACACTCAAAGCCAACATGAAGAAACTCTTTCAGAAGCACAAGCAGGGACTGAAAAGATGgtccagtagttaagagcattagctgcacttcgagaggacctgggttcagttcccagcacccacatggcagctcacaaccgtctgtaactccaggagacctgacaccctcacacaaatatgcagataaaacaccaacacacataaaataaaaacttttaaagtaaaaacaaaacaaacaaacaaacaacacacatacaagcCACCAGGACAAGCCTTGGCAGACAGCCCCTAAATGCCACAAGCTCCAGCCCCCAGCACAAAGTGTACAAATTGAAGAATCCTCTCTTACCTGACTTCAAGCCCAAACCCAACTGGCCTTCACCACAGGAGTAGAACCTGTTCAAAACAAGCTCAGCCACGGTGGCTCTGCCACCAAACCCCAAGACATGCCTGGATAGTCAGCGCTTAGGAAAGGTAGGATGCAGGTGGCACTCACCTAAGAATAGGGAAAGACAGTGTTCTGGCCACAGGAGTTTACTATTGAGAAGAGCAGGGTGCTACTGGTATGAAAAACACTGCAGGGGAGGGCTAGTTCTGAGCCGTCTGGTTAGAAGGgcatggggaggagggggcagggcactGAAGACCAGGGCTTCACTTCCAATAGGCCCCACTTTTCATCTAGTGCTTCTCAATGGACAGGCCCAACTGCCCCCTCAGGCTTAAGGGCAAAAGCCAGGAGTTTGAGGGCAGGCTGGAAAGGAGCTGCCACCTCCACCTAGCGAGCCttcaggtggaggaggtcccaaGCAAGTCTGGGCAGCGTTTCCAAACAGGTCTCTGGAATATTGTGCTGCACAAAGCTGTTGGGACAGCCACAACCAATCTCAGGAGAAAGGTGCCTGCCTAGAGACTTCCGTCCTAGCATCCAACTGTGGTTATCCCAAGCGTGAAAACAGAGGAGCTGTAAGTGGTGGGTCACACCTGGACACTCAGCATCTTGGGACCACCAGGAGCTCAAAGTTAGCCTTGACTacaagagatgctgtctcaaaagcagggagaagggaagtgagAGAGGGCTCTTACAGGGGCTTTTAAAGGAATGCACACAAGACAATGATAAAGACAGAAACTTGTGCTTGAGACAGTGCTGCT
The genomic region above belongs to Acomys russatus chromosome 25, mAcoRus1.1, whole genome shotgun sequence and contains:
- the Ube2i gene encoding SUMO-conjugating enzyme UBC9: MSGIALSRLAQERKAWRKDHPFGFVAVPTKNPDGTMNLMNWECAIPGKKGTPWEGGLFKLRMLFKDDYPSSPPKCKFEPPLFHPNVYPSGTVCLSILEEDKDWRPAITIKQILLGIQELLNEPNIQDPAQAEAYTIYCQNRVEYEKRVRAQAKKFAPS